The following nucleotide sequence is from Coffea eugenioides isolate CCC68of chromosome 3, Ceug_1.0, whole genome shotgun sequence.
TtgaatatatatgtatatatatattttttcatttcaaaagAATAACAAGCTGATATATATACAACATGAGTCTACAAATTAAGAGATCAAAgaacgaaagaaaagaaaagaacatcctgtaaaaatcaatagaaaaagtaattaaaaaaaaaataccaaaggAGAATGCGCCATATTCCCCTTATGGAAAGATAGCCTTTGCTCCTAAAAATCACCTCAGACATGGAAAATTCAGTCTGATATGTAAAACCCATCTCTCAAACAAGTCAACTTGAAGGATGAACTTCATTGCTGATTAGAAGCAACACCAAAGCGAACGGTGGGCTCTGGATGTGCTCTACCACGCGGCAAGGCGCTACCGGCGAAGTTCATTTCTCTAATCGGGCAGCCTGATCCTCCACTTCCGGGGATGTTGGTGCAACCGGAGGGATCAGAGGGAGTCACTGGACCCTTTGGAAGTAACTGAAATAGCATATGAGCTCTCTCCATCAACTCCTTTTGTTGGACATGCAAAACCCTACTTGATTGGCCTAGCTGGAGATGGACAAGAAGAACAAATGTTACTACCAAGAATACAAAGCTAAGACGTCCCATTTTGATGGTTTAATGAAGATAGTGTTTGTCTGTTGTTATTGTTGGACCTTGAGGGATTTATATACTAGGTGTTTGTTTATTTAAAGATCAAGGAATTTGACTGGTgcttataaaatatttttgtcaTTAGTAAACTTCTGAATATTGAATGAGTCGATTTTCTAATTTGACCTTACATAATCTCTCctttgattatgtgtgaattgccAACTAATGAGAGTTTGTTTTCAACTTGAATCCCACGGTTTCCATGATTCCGTGCTAAAATCATCCTCGCTTACGTGTATTTGAATTCCCAGGTTTGATTGTTGAGTGGAGAGGGATAAGTATAGTTTGAATTTGTAACATGTATTCTTTTCTTACAGGGTTGAACTACATCTTTTCAGTACAAAATTGAGATTTTGGAAAAGCTTTTCTTACCGTCAGTGTCAAAGTAATGTTATAGTGACGGCTCACTGTATTACATCATCTCATTAATGAGATTGGGTAAAAGGACCTCCAACTCTCTCTAATTTtgttattctctttttttttgcttgaaAACTAAACCACTTCTATCAATCTGAACACAATGTCAAccaccaaatttttttcttttttcacatcCAATTATAAAACCTTAAACTCCtccaaatttcttaaaaataaggGGCAAGTTAACTCTGCTAAATGAATCAGAAATGGCTGTTTACATAGGTGGATGTATATTGACCTGATTGGTACACCTATCCAATTTCTTTACATCAGTAGGGATGGATTGTCAATTAGGAAGAATTTCAGGAACCTCAGGATTTCACTCTTGATTTTTGCGCCCTACACCCAACTTCTTCCTGATATATTTTACATAGCttgaaaacaaacaaaatcaCTTTTCCCAACCCAAACCTCAAATCCATGCCTACATGAAtcaacaaatttttctttttttacatCCAATTCAAAACTTCAATTTCGTCCAAATGTCATGGAAGGTTTTATTGGGCGtattttgattgcaaaaaaacATTGTTTGAGACCTACTGGGGATTTGGGAAGAGCAAAAGTAGTAGTGAAATGGCAGGAAAGTAAAGGAGGAGAAGAAATCGTTCTAGAGATCATGGAATTTTACATTATTCTTGATAAGATATCTAACTAGCTATAAGGGGTTACCAACTTCCATTCATGAGGTAGCGCAATATAGTAAAACGTCAGTGTAAATCAACGGCGGAAgaaagatttactcttttttttttctctaattAATGTAAGTTGTGCTTTTAAACTTTGGCTATGACATTGTACTATGTTCATATAGgatcatatatatatgtatatatatataatttttttttcagcatAATGGAGGGTCTAAAAAGCACAACGGGCGTATGAGACCTCCAACATATCTTGACTTAATAGCATcacatatgtatatattttttactaGCAAATACATTCTTCCGAAATGTAAATTCTATGTCTCTTCCTAGTCAAAGTCCATTTGGAATTCTTATCCGTTCTACAATTCTATCTTCTGGGCCTCTATGGAAATTTCAACACATTAAGTTGATGGCTTTTCTGAGACAGATTTTGTATCCAGTTTACAAACAGTGAATTTGGGCATATCCACAATTTTAAAGAATAAGAGAAAACTATATAAGAGTTAGGTGGAAATGCATATATATACGTCCTTTTTATTTTGATATGTACGTTACCGAGATTTTTGAGTGGAAATGCATGAAATCATTGCATGGATCACACTCAATTAATTAGAATATCAGGGCTTTAATTCGGGAATGAAGCACTGGATGAATTGCGTGGAATCTTCCAAGGTTGTCATAGCCATTAGAGACACATGTTTCTGGGGATGGCTATCATCAGACAAATTGTGGGTGCTTTGACAAGAAAAGATAGCAGAAAACACGACTTATATATATTTGGCCACTTGTTTCCAAAAAGTGGAAAGTCAAAGTTGAATTTTTCACATGAATACGTCGCTGAGAATCAAGTGCCTCTTAATGTCCAATTTTTGACATGAAAACACCTTCAAAAGAAAACTAACTTTCTACATGAAACACGACGAGTCCTCGAAAAGATTTTGTCAATGTGCAACAGggcaacaaaaagaaaaacattaaaagttcacttttcttcttcttcttttttttttttttcagagaaGATGGGAAGATCAGAAGCTAGCAGGCATCAATCACCCTTCAACGTAGTTGACCAATCACCCAAACCTAGGAACTTCAGTCAAAATCACCCACCACCATAAACCAAATAATTACAAGCTTCGGCCACGTTAGTCTCTGATGTTGCTTGCTTGGGATGGCACCATGTTCAGTTGCTATCATatgaatgaaaaaaaggaaCGCATTGAGATCTGAATTGAGACCATTTCAAATACCTGATTAGTATGTATAGTTCTATACATTACCTGTTAAAAATAGGATCCCAGCTCGTGAATTTCTTCAGGTCAAAACCATTATAAGAAAATAGTGCGTAGGATTCACATGCAACAGGTTAAAGCCAAGAATTTTGAGATGGAGAAAAGCTTTAGCCTACCTAAATCCAACCACGATTGTCTTGTGTGACTATGATGAACTATTTTTGACAAGCTAAGCGGTTGTTTGAGATGTGAAAGCTCAAGATGCAAAGCACTCAACCAGAAGAATACCAGCGACAAGTCATGGTAAAGTGTAATCACACTACCTCCAGATCTAAGCCCTAGAAGGTTGTTCGTTCCCAGTAAGAACTCATGGCCGACAAAGAAAACTTCCAGAACTCAATCCCAAAGAGAAAAAGCAAATTTGCATAAGgatttgaaacaaatgaaagGAAAATCACTCTTTACAAAATGTTTCTTAGCAAAGAGTTACAACTCACTCCAAATCTAATCCAACACTTTCCTCAGATACATTATTACAACAGAAATAGCCCTGAAATTCTCCGGCCACCTCTGTTGCAGTTGCCATTTCAAAGTCCATTTGAGGGACGGAAAACAGTATAATTATTGACACCGGATGCGAGATTTGAGTAATCCGGCATGTGATATGGATAACCATCACCCTCCATATTCCCCATATTCATATAGCATCTATCAGAACCAGCCATCTGCCACTGGTTAGGAATTAGACCATCAATGTGCCCATTAACATAAGGTCGTAAGTTAGACGTAGGAACCATATCCCTGAGTGTATCATAAGGTCCCCCAGAAGAGCCATAACCGCGATGGAAGGTATCATCATGATAACTTCGCGTCCTCTCAAATCTACAAGAGCTCGTCGATGGGCCCATATCATTGGACATGCCAATATCACCAGGGAACGAGAACTGGCGATTCAGATGGTGAGGCCCATTGCTGAAAGTATGAAAACTAGAACTTGCTGCGGCCGTCTTCCCAATAGCTTGCTCATCGTCAAGCAAATCATTGATGATATCAAGGTGCGGGAATTCGTCTGCCAACACCCCATGGGTCTGCCGCCCTGATGTGCAGGGTGGAACTTCAGATGGAAGGTGATCCTGAGACCGGCTGTGAAGAGGCTTGTACAACTCAAAGTTCCGGATGTCATTTAACATCAAATGATCAGAAGATACGCCAGCATTTACGTCCCTCGGAGGGCCTTCCATCCACTGCTGTCCATTCTGCATTATGTCATGATTTACCATTCCGAAGGAGAAGCTCGATTTGTTAATATTTGGTTCCATCCTTTCGGAGCTATGCGGTAAAAACAAAGGCTTTGATAAGAGGGTCGCAGACTGGGAGTATGAATGTGAATGGTTGATCCCTGAAGTGGGAGAATGAGGTTGTGTAAAGCCAACGGCACTACCAGGAACCTGGCCACCCATCATCACATTTCGATAAGACTGGGGCACATAGTTATGGGATGTTGTCGACGACTCAGGACCTAATCGACCTACAGCACTCACTGAACGTGACAACGAAGGTGGGGTTTGAACCATGGAAACAACTGGGGAAGCAGGCCTAGGACCAGGAATGAGAGGAGCACTCAATGGTCTGGACATCACAGGCATTTGTGGTGTCAACGGCTTCTCACTTCCCACAGGCACATGTTGAGAAGAGAGCTTCTTTTCAGAGGGATTTGGAGGTACAGTCTTATGGACACCGGGTTGCGAAGTGACAGCAACTTCAGCTGGATGCATTACCCTGACTGATTCATCAGTGAGTTTCAGGCTGTCTGAAGGCTTCTTTTGAACCGTAAGCTCAACAGATGTGTTGATCTTTGACTCTGACCTTAGATCAACCACAGATGACATATGCTTGGGAGGGCTCCTGGGAGGGGACCGCACACTTGTTTTCTTCTCTGGGGAGGATCCTTGTGCATCGGTCTCATCTTTTGCCCCAGGTTTTCTATGTGAAGATACTTCTTCATCCTATCATGAACACAGCAGCAGGTCAAAAAGAGAACAAGTAACtaaatatttaatttgataAAACGACATGCTCCAAATTAACATAACTGCTCTAAAATGTGGACCTGCATCTTCTACAGTGAACAAAATTGTCTATAAGTAATATCcaggaaagaaaaaacaaattcCATTTTTCACAGGTCCAATGCGTTAAATAAGGATGACACTATTAATAGGAAAATCTTCACACTTATTGTTTCCTTCCCAAGTTCTTTTCCCTTTGGAGTTTGTACAGTATACTAAGTGTAACACTGAATCGATAAAACATGGTCCCGACTAATGATACTTTACACTGCATCTACGGATAGCAAGTTGTACAAAAGAAGATCTTCAGGAAAATACTCAGATTTGCCCCACAGAACACACCAGTATACATGTTGAGCAACAGTGTCACATCCATATGCTATTTAAGCATAAGAAACAATCATATACTTGTTTAAAAACATCCCTATAGAGACCACAACCCATCAAGGAGCACTTGCTAATTAGAGGATTTTAACTGTGAATATCCTCCAGAAAACTTGAACATTGGCAAAGCTTTCCTTCATAAACTTGATAAGATCCTGATTCTTGAGCAATACCTAATACTACCTATACATGAATCGTCCAAAAATGCTTAAACATGCTTTTCCTCATCCCATAAGCTGATTGAATTCAGACTTCAACTGTACTCAAGTATTGATTATCTAATGAACTTTTTACATGTACTGTGCAAGTTTCAAACAAATGTTCAGATATTGACCGCAAAATGTGCCCaaaattttacttttattttgcaGATTTTGGACAAATTCAAATATTTAAGACGAATGTCCAAATGTTCAAAATAGTAGGTGCACAGCACTGGCCCAAAACAAACAGCATAACCACCTTTTAGCCTCCTTAAAAGTATGAGAAAACAAACCTTTTTTAACTCGTGCTGCTTAGACCATTTCATCTGATCCTGTGAGTAAACTGCAGCTTGAGACCCAGATTCAACAGCTTTGCAACTTCTAGATGCATCATTCAGCAGCGCCACATCTGACACACCATCAGAACGATGACTAGAAGTCTCTTGAGACCGATCAGCTGCTTCAAGGGTTGCCTTGTTTCGCTCATTCCGCCTGTATAATATGACCATTGTAAAAACACCATCCATAGATTagtaaaaaaaacaaataattaGACTTCAATGTACCTGCTAGGCGATTTCTGATAATTACTGGAAGAAGGATTCACTTTATATGACCCATTCGCGATAACTGAAGGTGCGGAGTCTGTAGAGCACGTTGAAGAGCTATCGTCCATTACAGATGTACCTCTCCTTTCTCCCATTCCATTCTGGACAGCCAAAAGACAAGGGGCTTCAGTGGGAGGATGTACTTCTGATGTGTCAGTATCCCAATTGACAGGACTAGTGTCTCTGTCTTCTGAATCAGGCTGCAGTGCTTCCGGGGCACAATCTGCAGAATCAGACACATCCGAAACATCCTCAATTCCATCAGGCTTTTCAAGCACCATTTCAGGCTCCTCAGTCGTGTAACCTTTCCTCTCATCAGTAAGGATATCTTCTTCAGCTTTGTCCTGCACCAACATACTTGATTTCTCATCCCTCATTTTATCCTTTACTTTGCGGTTATTTCGTTTTTGCTTGCCCTGAAACACAGAAATAATGATGAAGGTATTAGAATCACAGCAACAAAATTCCATCCCAAACCCTCCCCCCCTTCTctttccaaaaacaaaaaaaggagaaggaaaaggaaaataaacccACGAAAACAGCAACAAAATTGAAAaggtaaaagtaaaaaagaaaacttCTTTCAAAGTCAATTTATGAGATAAAACAAGGAAGAATCTGGGATACTAAAAGCAAAAAAGATAGATTTATAAATTAACCAATAAAAGTAGAATGGGTGAGCAGCCAATTTAGTTCTAAAAAATGAACATTTTATTCTTTCTTTGCAAATTTCATTAGTCTGGTATATTGAACAACTATCATCTTCTCAAAAGAAAATATAAGTTGTGTGACGTGCTTTCTATTCAAAAACCACTAACCTGCTTTTTCTTCGACTTCTTTTCTTTATCACCTCCACGTTTAGATTTGTGCTCGCTTTCAGCCAGCCAGGCTGCCTCCTCTTCACGAATGAGTTCCTCTTGCCTCTTCAAGGCAACAGTTTCCTGATATGCAACTTCAATCTTACTGATGCAACATAAGTGAACAACCAAATCAGATGAAAGAACAACCATGTATTGGTTAAAGAAATATAATAATCAACCAGCTCAAAAATCAACTACCAACAAATGTCTATCAGGTTCTGCACCTCAGTGAAAGTAAAACGGGAAAAACTATACCACAATGAATTACATGTTCAAGAAACCTGATCTTGTTTCACAAACTTGAAGAGGAAAAAATATGACAATCAATGCATATTAAAATATCCTCGTCTTATCCAAGAGCCCCAACCAAATTTGATTTCATAACAAAAATATGGCAGATTAAACTCCAAAAATGTGGAAGGAAATATAGATACTCCACAACAGAACTAAACTGTTCATTAAACAAACAATCATCAGCTTACTTGAAGGACATTACATCATTAAGAAGCACTCAAATCTTGACAAGCTTGCAATTCTCGTCAGAAAGTCCATTTTAGAGCTTTAGTTTAATTTAGTGACTAAAAAAAACCAAAACTCCAACTTTGATTTAAATATTGTTCCCTAACACCAGTAGCACTGCAGCAAGAGAATTAAACTCTTGTACAATCCTGTGTCATGGTGCTAAACCATTTATAACATCCAACATTTGCTCATTTGCAACCAATGAAGTTACAAAACAACCTTTTCAAAAGCACATAGGTTTCCTTAATATTGTCAAAATCATGACATATGTGCATATGCAATGTGCCCATGTCCAAACCAATTCGCTATACACATCCCATGGCTGGATCACCCATTAAACAGATAATAATAGAATAGCATCTCCACTTTGAACATCAAAAGAATAGTCAATGAACTAGATAGAAAAATGCTCAAAAATTTTAGAGTACTCTTATTCACCAGATGAAGTTGAAAAGCCCAACATAATCTATAGGATCATGAGAGCAAATTCACATTCATATTTACTACCACAAGCCAACTAAATGTTGACCCAGCTGTTTGCCAACAAGTATGTCCAACTCAACATGCATAAGTTGCAATGAACTTCTCTTTCCATTATCATTATTATACATGTACAACCGCCTACTGAAAGAAATTGAGAATGTAAAAGTTACTTCTCTACAAGAATAAATccatttcaacttttgaaagtGACAAACTTATGAGCAAGGCATGCTTTCAAGAATGTCATTGACTTCAATATAGATGGGAGAGATAACCATTAAAAGGGGTACCAAAGAATCTTAACAAAAGTTAACATTGATGACCAAAAGCAAAGTTGTTATCTCAGATAGTACAAAGCTTGGATACTTAAGCAAACAGAAACTTATAAATTGGCGACAAGAGAATCTTCAGAGTTCGATTTTTACTATAAAGAAAGGAACAGATCTAGAACTgcatgttaaaaaaaatattaaaactGAGAAATTAAACAAATGCAGAACCTGAAGATATGGGCCAGGACAAATATTTCAATTGTTCGACGACCAAGTTCAGTAAGACGCCTTTCATCACGTTCAATTGAATCTTTGTTGAAGTCCTCTCCAGAACATCCATCCTGATAGTAAAGTATTCAAGAATCAGCAAATGACATGCATCTGTATAACACAAAATCCCTTAAAGATGTCTGAAAACTAGACATCATACGAGTGACTGTATGAAGCAACACCCTTTTTGAACACATCCCAGCACCCCAGAGCAATTCCACAATGCCAAAAAAGAACTAACACTggttataaattatttttaaaaaagaaaaaaactcaGATGCTATGCACTAAACCAAGAATATAAAAGATAATATGAAAGTCAGGACTGCTCAAAAAATTCAGATTACTCAACTAATTACCAATCATCCAGGTAACTGAACTTGCCAAGACTTCACAACTGAATTTAAACTCCCCTTCAAGAGAATTCAAACATAAAACATTATAGCTGCTCACCTTCGTTCGATTTTGAGGACCTTTCTCATCCTTTGGAGGCAAAGGTTCCAAAGCAGCTCTCTCAAGTAGTGACAATACATCATCCACCAAAACAAACATGTCTTTCTCCATGCGAACAATTGGAACCGGCAACTCTTCTGAATCCATGTATTTTCCCTTAGTTTTCTTTCCCTTTGTTTGGCCTTCTAAAGCCTTCAACCCACTGTACAATGAATCCATCACCAGAGTAGATGTAACTTCTTTTTCAATGAAGAAGTGTTTCACAACAACTTTTAGTATTGAATCTGTCCTTTCACGGGTCATGCGGCGCCTGGAGCTTTGCTCCATTCCATTCCAGAAAGAGCGAAAGCTAAATACATCACAACTATGAGAGTTAGCATAAAAATGAAGCTGCAAATTTGTAATTTTGTAGGatttctaaaaaggaaagaaacacaATGATACACAGCAAGGACACCGTATATGCATGTCCTGACATTTACTCAATTATGaattgaataatttctaaaGTGGGTTTGTGAGCATCGCCAGATCTCCATTATCCGATATGCTGAAACACCAAAAGAAGTACTCATAACACATCTGAAAATATAAGCTCAAATAGGGGCAACCTGTTGTCCTGCCTTGCTTTTATTTGTGATCTCAAATATCTTTATAAAAgttagaaaattattaaaaagTTTGACCTAAAAATCTCAATCCATCTAGGCAAGCTTCCCAAGCTGCTATAAGGGACACAATTCACAAAGCATGGTTACCATATGAGATAAATATATGCTTCGACGACTGTGGCAAAATCTCAAGCACAAaagatatttctttttttctatccATTATCAACTCATATTCTAAGGAAGATATCACTGTGAATTATGCAGAGCTGAACTCATCTTCAAAGGAAAATATCACCATGAATTATGCACAGCTGGCTTAGGTTTTGGAGCAACAAACCACCAATGGACTTCCATGAAGCACCAGTAAGTGAACCAAATATTAATAATGCAAAGCCACCCAATATGGGTAACATAATTTTCATGGGGAAAGTGCTCCATTTAAGGCAGAAATTTTAAATGAGGAGCTAAACATACCATTAGGGGTTCAAGTCAAAGCAAATAAATAACATGCAGAGGAACACTCCTAAAGGAGCTAAACATTCATTCTGGCTAAAACTTGTAAAGATATCATCAGATTCAGATTACATTACCCAAGTCCAGAATGAGAACCAACAATTAAAAAACTTGCAACCCCTACCCTACCTTGACCAACGAGCTTTATCCTCTATCAACTTCCCAAGCTTGCCTCGTCGTTCTTCCACAAAGCGTCGGCATATCTGTTCAACATTTGTTAAATAAACCCTGACAAGTTCTCTACGGTATTGACAGTCTAGACAGCGGAATGGGCGATTTGCTCTTTCCCTGCACATCAATAACATTGCATTAATCTTTGGGTATATGATGAAGAATCTTCATAAGAAAACGATGCAAATTTAACTGACTGTGTAGACCAATCAATATCCAGATATCCATGTACAGTAATGAAGTGCAACAATCTCTTAATAACAGACAAGTTTACCAGATAAGAGATAATTGGTAAGTTACTGGGGAGAATCTTGAATTACTAGACAAATATTACCTAAATTCAGAAAAGTAACTCACTAGAAGGTCAGGCAGAACTTGAATACTCCACGGATTTAAATTGTAAAACAAAAACACGAAAAAAAGGACTACGTTGTTATTGCTAAACACTGCATTTTAAAAATCAGTTTGGATCATAACTCCGATACCTAGTCAATGTGATAAAGAAGAATATCTCAATAGTCCATTCAACAGAAACCAAATTCAATCCGAAAAATATGATAGACTTATAAGCACCTGATAACTTGAACTTGAGCTTTTATTATTAGGGTGTCAGCGTCAATAAAACCGTCTAACACTTTAGATAGCTCCATAAATTTTTTCCATCCCCAATCATGTTCTTTCTTCCAGAATCGGTGCAATGTATCTGCATCATAAACAGATAAATGACAAATGCAGAAGTTTCAATAATACAAGTATACAATATCTAATTATCCTACCCGAATACTTGGACTTTTTGGGATCTTTATTCACAACAGCTATAGTGAACTGAGCAAAATGACTCCATCCTGTGTAtcacaagaaacaaaaaaagaaaaaaattcacaaaacaCATGAGACAATGTCAGAATAGGACATTGCCAGTTAAACTTTTATTAGGACTTCCTTCATACCTGGAAGAAGCTTGTCATGATTAGCAACACAAAGAAACAAAGACAAATGATTGCAGACATCACAACCTTGTGGGTAGATCAAAATATACCTGACAAGAAACATTGAATCAGAATAAAACTATAGGAATTATGGCACTAGAATAGCTGCCACATTTGgcacaaaataaatttgcacCAAAATAATGGACATGATACCTagaaaatcatgcaaataaGCTAACTAGGACTATTAAGGCAGCTTAGCCCAGGTAAATGTCCCTAAAAGAGCAACTAGCCCTGGTACAAGTGAAACAAAGATAAAGACAAGCGAAAGCCACGTAACGAAGAAAGAAGCTCAGAGCCCCAGCAAGACTAAGTTGCAATGTCGGATAAAATCTTATGATCTCACAACACCACCACCATAGGGAAAGCTATGAAATGAGAGGTTCTCCTTTGTGCTATGAATTCTATACACCTGATTTTATATAATGAATCTCTAAAGATTATCAAAcaaacaatgtagaaggtcatgAATAGGAGGACaatttttccaagaaacaaacaAGTAAGATGATTCCACTGTAGCAATCATTACCTCAGAGGCAAAGAATATGCCCTAGCTAAAAGTCTTTCATGCATCACAAGAGAAAAGTGATTAGTCGAATATAAGCTGACAACCAAAATGACAAGTAATCAAGACTGATTTTCAAGTAAAATATACTATTGAACACCACCTCCAACTTGACAGCTTACTAGGTAATCACTCAAATAAAAGTACATTTCCTATTTTGGCTAGATTAAAACTGCATATGCCAAAATAATTAGCACAATTCAAAGCTAATGAGAAAAGCTAACCACTAATCAAGTCTCCAGAGGAGAAACTTTCAAAATGTGCATAAGACAAGAATGCACGTCCCACAAGTGAATGTTATCAACTTGATGCATATCTAGACACACCAAGAATATGTTTACAGTCATGGATAGAACAGAACATTGTGTATATATCGAGCTCCTGATTATCAGAAAAATTTGCACAAATTCATCACAAATGCCGTACCATTTATAGCCTCCAACCTCAAAAGCATTACTCCGAAGCTCTCTCTTGTTTATTTGTGAAAACTTATCAATCTTCCATGTATACTTTCCATATAACTCAGAAGGTTTCGGTCCTAcaaagttgtaaaaaaaaaagtaaataaataaatgaaaacatATCCAGAATTCAACATGCTACAAATAAATGCCTGCAGTTAGGCCTATAAGAATCAGAAAACAACCATCCACCAGGGAAAGTGCAGCTGCCCACTTAATACTAGTCTAAACGTATACTATCTTGAGATGCATGTTACCAGATGCTTTATTTACACATGCTTCAATTCAGAAAGGCAAAATTAAGTATGTTAAGTATTTATATGAACCAATTTTGAGTACCTATCGCATACTTGCATGAATACACAGGTGCACAACAGCTTGCATACCAAGGATCACCAAAGTCCTCATTTTCCATAATTAATAATATGTCATTTAGGAGGTCAACCCCCTCATATCAAAATAATATGCAATTGAATCGTATATTGTAATTTAGTTTATTggtaaaaaaggaaaaacaatggACGGGAGCAGAACCAGAGTTCGCAAAAAGTGTGAAGTGATCATCTTCTATATATGGAAAGCTTCAGATGTGTATAAGTTAGATAGCAACCTCAGCAAGCTTTTGGGGCCAAAACAAGATATGGAGATATTTGGATACTGTAGATgagcaaaacaaataaaaaaccaGCCAGAATAAGCTTTTTTGATCCTGGCATCAGTATATGATTTAGTGTTTAAGGTCATAAAAAATGGATCCTTACACAAGTTATACATCTGAGAGGAAATAGATTTTTCTGAAATATGCTTCCAAGACTTCCATTTCAAGttcttttgctttttcct
It contains:
- the LOC113764817 gene encoding TNF receptor-associated factor homolog 1a, which gives rise to MAGIAVDDSGVGRSLEGVSGGQQRCHSGEALAEWRSCEQVENGMPSTSPPYWDTDDDEDGGPKPSELYGKYTWKIDKFSQINKRELRSNAFEVGGYKWYILIYPQGCDVCNHLSLFLCVANHDKLLPGWSHFAQFTIAVVNKDPKKSKYSDTLHRFWKKEHDWGWKKFMELSKVLDGFIDADTLIIKAQVQVIRERANRPFRCLDCQYRRELVRVYLTNVEQICRRFVEERRGKLGKLIEDKARWSSFRSFWNGMEQSSRRRMTRERTDSILKVVVKHFFIEKEVTSTLVMDSLYSGLKALEGQTKGKKTKGKYMDSEELPVPIVRMEKDMFVLVDDVLSLLERAALEPLPPKDEKGPQNRTKDGCSGEDFNKDSIERDERRLTELGRRTIEIFVLAHIFSKIEVAYQETVALKRQEELIREEEAAWLAESEHKSKRGGDKEKKSKKKQGKQKRNNRKVKDKMRDEKSSMLVQDKAEEDILTDERKGYTTEEPEMVLEKPDGIEDVSDVSDSADCAPEALQPDSEDRDTSPVNWDTDTSEVHPPTEAPCLLAVQNGMGERRGTSVMDDSSSTCSTDSAPSVIANGSYKVNPSSSNYQKSPSRRNERNKATLEAADRSQETSSHRSDGVSDVALLNDASRSCKAVESGSQAAVYSQDQMKWSKQHELKKDEEVSSHRKPGAKDETDAQGSSPEKKTSVRSPPRSPPKHMSSVVDLRSESKINTSVELTVQKKPSDSLKLTDESVRVMHPAEVAVTSQPGVHKTVPPNPSEKKLSSQHVPVGSEKPLTPQMPVMSRPLSAPLIPGPRPASPVVSMVQTPPSLSRSVSAVGRLGPESSTTSHNYVPQSYRNVMMGGQVPGSAVGFTQPHSPTSGINHSHSYSQSATLLSKPLFLPHSSERMEPNINKSSFSFGMVNHDIMQNGQQWMEGPPRDVNAGVSSDHLMLNDIRNFELYKPLHSRSQDHLPSEVPPCTSGRQTHGVLADEFPHLDIINDLLDDEQAIGKTAAASSSFHTFSNGPHHLNRQFSFPGDIGMSNDMGPSTSSCRFERTRSYHDDTFHRGYGSSGGPYDTLRDMVPTSNLRPYVNGHIDGLIPNQWQMAGSDRCYMNMGNMEGDGYPYHMPDYSNLASGVNNYTVFRPSNGL